Proteins encoded in a region of the Thermocaproicibacter melissae genome:
- a CDS encoding winged helix-turn-helix transcriptional regulator: MENHSLAQECAGQPCPVETTLNIISGKWKGIILYRLLGGKKRFGELKKMMPKITCRTLTMQLRQLEQDGIVKRTVYAEVPPRVDYELTALGESMRPIIQAIYDWGIAYQKKMQNV; encoded by the coding sequence ATGGAAAATCATTCTTTGGCGCAGGAATGCGCGGGTCAGCCCTGTCCTGTGGAAACAACACTTAATATTATCAGCGGCAAATGGAAGGGAATCATTCTCTATCGTTTGCTTGGAGGGAAAAAGCGGTTCGGTGAATTGAAAAAAATGATGCCGAAAATCACTTGCCGCACCTTAACTATGCAGCTGCGGCAGTTGGAACAGGACGGAATTGTCAAACGCACGGTATATGCAGAGGTTCCGCCTCGTGTGGACTATGAGCTGACAGCGCTGGGGGAATCCATGCGGCCAATCATTCAGGCAATTTATGATTGGGGAATCGCTTACCAGAAAAAGATGCAGAACGTGTAA
- the accB gene encoding acetyl-CoA carboxylase biotin carboxyl carrier protein gives MNLKQVRALAQILKDNGLTALELSSGEDKIRLERQENTAVVPAVPAAGTAPNIPSAQPAPVQEEQNYREIKSPMVGVFYAAPSPDGEPFVKEGSHVKKGDVLCIIEAMKLMNEVNAEEDCKIIEVCVENEQVVEYGQTLFKIV, from the coding sequence ATGAATCTAAAGCAGGTTCGCGCATTAGCGCAGATTTTAAAAGACAATGGCCTAACGGCTTTGGAATTGAGCTCGGGTGAGGATAAAATCAGACTGGAACGTCAGGAGAATACCGCCGTAGTTCCGGCAGTTCCCGCGGCGGGCACAGCGCCAAACATTCCGTCGGCACAGCCCGCACCGGTGCAAGAAGAACAAAACTATCGGGAAATCAAATCTCCCATGGTCGGTGTGTTCTATGCGGCACCGTCTCCGGACGGGGAACCGTTTGTTAAAGAAGGCAGTCATGTAAAAAAAGGTGATGTTCTTTGCATTATTGAGGCAATGAAACTGATGAACGAGGTCAATGCGGAAGAGGACTGCAAGATTATTGAAGTCTGCGTGGAAAACGAACAGGTGGTTGAATACGGACAAACGCTGTTTAAAATTGTGTAG
- the fabF gene encoding beta-ketoacyl-ACP synthase II, giving the protein MRRVAVTGLGVVSPVGNCVQDFWNSLTAGKCGIGFITKFDATDFKVQIAGEVKNFDPACCMEKSMIRKTDLFSQFALAAADQAMRDSGLSDIDPRRLGVYVGSGIGGIHTIVEETQKLLTRGPSRISPHFIPKMISNMAAGNIAIRYNAQGPCLPVVTACATSSHTIGEAFRAIQYGYADAILAGGTEASVVPLTVAGFVNCMALSTKNDPLNSSLPFDKRRDGFVIGEGAGILVLEEYEHAVSRGAKIYAEITGYGNTCDAYHPTAPHPQARGGAEAIRLAAQEAGIGAEDVLYINAHGTGTPLNDKTETLAIKKALPDLAQKAYISSTKSMTGHMLGAAGAVEAVASVLALDTGIIPPTIGYKEPDPDCDLNYVPNRAVHAAPTSALSISLGFGGHNACLAFRKGMEERSA; this is encoded by the coding sequence ATGAGAAGAGTAGCCGTAACGGGACTTGGTGTAGTTTCTCCGGTGGGAAACTGCGTGCAGGATTTCTGGAACAGCCTGACCGCCGGAAAGTGCGGTATCGGGTTTATCACTAAATTTGACGCCACCGATTTTAAGGTGCAAATCGCGGGAGAGGTAAAAAACTTTGACCCTGCCTGCTGTATGGAAAAAAGCATGATTCGAAAAACGGATTTGTTTTCACAGTTTGCATTGGCAGCTGCCGATCAGGCAATGCGCGACAGCGGCCTTTCCGATATTGATCCGCGCCGACTGGGGGTTTATGTCGGTTCCGGCATCGGTGGCATCCATACGATTGTGGAAGAGACGCAGAAACTTCTAACCCGGGGTCCGTCCCGCATTTCTCCGCATTTTATTCCCAAGATGATTAGCAATATGGCCGCCGGCAACATCGCAATTCGATACAATGCGCAGGGGCCTTGCCTGCCGGTTGTAACTGCATGCGCCACATCATCCCATACAATCGGGGAGGCGTTTCGTGCGATTCAATACGGTTATGCAGATGCAATTTTGGCGGGCGGAACGGAGGCTTCCGTTGTGCCTCTTACCGTGGCGGGGTTTGTCAACTGTATGGCCCTTTCCACAAAGAATGATCCACTCAATAGTTCCCTTCCGTTTGACAAAAGACGGGATGGATTTGTCATTGGGGAAGGTGCCGGAATCCTAGTGCTGGAAGAATATGAACATGCGGTTTCACGCGGTGCGAAAATCTATGCGGAAATCACCGGATACGGCAATACCTGCGACGCGTATCACCCGACCGCACCGCATCCTCAGGCGCGCGGCGGTGCAGAAGCTATTCGGCTGGCGGCGCAGGAGGCTGGAATCGGGGCGGAGGATGTCCTGTATATTAATGCACATGGGACCGGAACACCGCTTAACGACAAAACCGAGACGCTTGCCATTAAAAAAGCACTGCCGGACCTTGCACAAAAAGCCTACATTAGTTCCACAAAATCCATGACGGGGCATATGCTGGGTGCTGCCGGTGCAGTGGAAGCGGTTGCTTCCGTCCTTGCACTTGATACGGGAATCATTCCGCCCACGATCGGATACAAAGAGCCGGACCCGGACTGCGATTTAAACTATGTACCTAACCGCGCGGTGCACGCGGCCCCGACTTCCGCACTTTCCATCTCCCTCGGGTTCGGTGGGCATAACGCCTGTTTGGCTTTTCGAAAAGGAATGGAGGAACGTTCGGCGTGA
- the fabZ gene encoding 3-hydroxyacyl-ACP dehydratase FabZ: MNREELMKILPHRPPMLLIDEAEKGEDGKAHGVYTVRGDEWFLQGHFPGMPIVPGVIQCEMMAQTCCVLLDAEHAGGTPMFAGLDKVRFRRNIVPGDRIEMVCELVKKKGPFFFAKGSGFVNGKLCVSGEFSFALVQTGGELSCSPKS, encoded by the coding sequence ATGAATCGTGAAGAATTGATGAAAATATTGCCCCATAGGCCGCCCATGCTCTTAATTGACGAAGCGGAAAAAGGCGAGGATGGAAAGGCGCACGGGGTTTATACGGTGCGGGGCGACGAATGGTTCCTGCAGGGACATTTCCCGGGAATGCCGATTGTTCCCGGCGTAATACAATGTGAAATGATGGCGCAGACCTGTTGTGTCTTGCTGGATGCGGAACATGCAGGCGGCACACCGATGTTTGCAGGCCTTGACAAAGTTCGGTTTCGCAGGAATATTGTACCCGGAGACCGAATAGAAATGGTCTGTGAACTTGTCAAAAAGAAAGGACCATTCTTTTTTGCCAAAGGCTCCGGGTTTGTAAACGGGAAACTCTGTGTCAGCGGGGAGTTTTCGTTTGCCTTGGTTCAGACGGGGGGCGAGTTATCTTGTTCTCCAAAATCCTGA
- a CDS encoding beta-ketoacyl-ACP synthase III yields the protein MSFTITGTGSCLPAFTVQNDDFTKFVDTSDEWITTRTGIRRRHFIKDETLSQIAVEASQKALENAGLAAADMDLILCATLQGEDVSPSLACLVQAELGANCPAFDLNAGCSGFLYALHSAAAYFRAGMANHILIVCAEQLSRFLDWKDRSTCVLFGDGAGAVVLSRGDSLLTVRTGARGQRENLQVPGRNVSGPFWHDTEKSRSLLSMNGREIFKFAVTTVQNEIESAVKDAGLTADDVDYFLLHQANGRIIDSARTRLHQPEEKFPGNYEECGNTSAASIPLLLDELNRNHRLKKGDILLLCAFGAGLTWGSCIIRWEKN from the coding sequence ATGAGTTTTACAATCACTGGAACGGGCAGTTGCCTTCCTGCCTTCACTGTGCAAAACGATGATTTTACCAAGTTTGTGGACACAAGCGACGAATGGATTACAACGCGTACAGGTATTCGAAGAAGGCACTTTATCAAGGACGAAACTTTAAGCCAAATTGCGGTAGAAGCATCGCAAAAAGCCCTTGAGAACGCCGGTCTTGCCGCCGCGGATATGGATTTGATTCTGTGTGCGACTTTACAGGGAGAGGATGTCTCACCATCTCTTGCTTGTTTGGTGCAGGCAGAGTTGGGGGCTAATTGTCCGGCGTTTGACTTAAATGCGGGCTGCAGCGGTTTCCTTTACGCACTCCACAGCGCCGCTGCCTACTTTCGTGCCGGTATGGCAAATCACATCTTAATTGTATGTGCGGAGCAGCTTTCCCGCTTTCTGGACTGGAAAGACAGAAGTACGTGTGTGCTGTTTGGCGATGGTGCGGGAGCTGTGGTACTGTCGCGGGGAGATTCTCTGCTGACTGTGCGGACAGGTGCTCGGGGGCAGCGTGAGAATTTGCAGGTTCCCGGCAGAAACGTTTCCGGCCCTTTTTGGCACGATACGGAAAAGAGTCGATCTCTGCTCAGCATGAACGGACGCGAGATTTTTAAATTTGCGGTTACAACCGTGCAAAATGAGATTGAGTCGGCCGTAAAAGATGCCGGATTGACTGCGGACGATGTGGATTATTTTCTGCTGCATCAGGCAAATGGCCGCATTATCGATTCTGCCCGAACTCGTTTACATCAGCCGGAAGAGAAATTTCCGGGCAATTACGAGGAATGTGGGAACACATCCGCCGCCAGTATTCCGCTGCTGCTGGACGAACTGAACCGAAATCATCGCCTGAAAAAAGGCGATATTCTGCTCCTGTGCGCTTTCGGTGCGGGGCTGACATGGGGCTCCTGCATCATCCGCTGGGAGAAAAATTAA
- a CDS encoding NAD(P)H-dependent flavin oxidoreductase, translated as MADWSGTDFHIGELKIQAPVVQGGMGIGISMSGLASAVANEGGVGVISAAGVGVLGGGTGKLQEDRAGLKAEIAKARAKTNGVLGVNIMVALTNFEEMARTAMEENIDLIFAGAGLPLRLPEFCPVGCKTKLVPIVSSARAADRIAKWWLRQYHRIPDAFVLEGPKAGGHLGFHPEQINDPDYQLEKLVPQVVAAVTPYEKAAGRKIPVIAAGGVFTGDDIHRLLRLGASAVQMATRFVATEECDADIRFKQAFVNCREQDIGIIKSPVGMPGRAIINNFLKSAAAGGQKPENCPYHCITTCRQEKGPYCITAALVNACRGNLENGFVFVGANGGRVHEITTVHRLMEELAAQYRAAVQREQQNA; from the coding sequence ATGGCAGACTGGTCCGGAACCGATTTCCATATCGGTGAACTAAAAATACAGGCGCCCGTGGTGCAGGGCGGCATGGGAATCGGAATTTCCATGAGCGGTCTTGCCTCGGCGGTAGCAAATGAAGGCGGAGTCGGCGTTATTTCCGCAGCGGGTGTTGGGGTGCTTGGCGGCGGCACAGGCAAACTGCAGGAGGATCGTGCGGGGCTGAAAGCAGAAATTGCAAAGGCACGCGCCAAAACAAATGGGGTTCTGGGTGTCAACATTATGGTGGCACTGACCAATTTTGAAGAAATGGCGCGTACGGCAATGGAAGAAAACATAGACCTGATTTTTGCCGGTGCCGGGCTGCCCCTGCGCCTTCCGGAATTTTGCCCTGTGGGGTGCAAAACCAAGCTGGTTCCCATTGTATCCTCAGCCAGAGCGGCGGATAGGATTGCTAAATGGTGGCTGCGGCAATACCACCGCATTCCGGACGCTTTTGTGCTGGAGGGTCCTAAAGCGGGCGGACACCTCGGCTTTCATCCTGAGCAGATAAACGACCCCGATTATCAATTGGAAAAACTGGTTCCGCAGGTTGTTGCTGCCGTTACTCCCTATGAAAAAGCCGCGGGAAGAAAAATTCCGGTTATTGCCGCAGGGGGAGTTTTTACCGGCGATGATATCCATCGCCTGCTGCGGTTGGGCGCGTCCGCTGTTCAAATGGCAACGCGCTTTGTGGCGACAGAGGAATGTGATGCCGATATTCGCTTTAAACAGGCTTTTGTCAATTGCCGCGAGCAGGATATCGGGATTATCAAAAGTCCGGTTGGTATGCCCGGCAGAGCGATTATAAACAATTTTTTAAAGAGCGCGGCGGCCGGCGGGCAGAAGCCGGAAAACTGTCCGTACCACTGCATTACAACATGTCGGCAGGAAAAAGGACCTTACTGCATTACAGCGGCACTGGTGAATGCTTGCAGGGGAAATTTAGAAAATGGTTTTGTGTTTGTTGGCGCAAACGGAGGAAGGGTTCATGAAATTACAACCGTGCACCGGTTGATGGAAGAACTCGCTGCCCAATATCGGGCGGCGGTGCAAAGAGAACAACAGAACGCATGA
- the fabG gene encoding 3-oxoacyl-[acyl-carrier-protein] reductase, whose protein sequence is MLKGKTAVITGASRGIGREIALRFAAHGADIAAIYCGSRQAAEELCEQIRALGRKVLPYQCDVSDWENVKETVGKIQSDFDGIDILVNNAGITIDRLVPQMKEEDFERVLNVNLKGAFHMIRQTYMLFARKRAGRIINISSASGLVGSAGQANYSSAKAGLIGLTKSVARELAGRNVTCNAIAPGLIDTAMTREMNGQARERMENAIPMKRMGKPEDVANLAVFLASDLSGYITGEVIRVDGGLCM, encoded by the coding sequence ATGCTCAAAGGTAAAACAGCGGTAATTACGGGCGCATCCCGAGGAATCGGCAGGGAAATTGCGCTCCGATTTGCAGCTCACGGTGCGGATATCGCAGCAATTTACTGCGGAAGCCGTCAAGCGGCGGAAGAACTTTGTGAACAAATCCGCGCGCTTGGCAGAAAGGTGCTGCCGTATCAATGCGATGTTTCCGATTGGGAGAATGTTAAGGAAACGGTCGGAAAAATTCAATCCGATTTCGACGGAATCGATATTCTGGTGAACAATGCCGGCATTACAATCGACCGATTGGTTCCGCAGATGAAGGAAGAGGATTTTGAACGCGTATTAAATGTAAATTTAAAAGGCGCATTTCACATGATTCGCCAAACTTATATGCTTTTTGCAAGGAAACGCGCGGGAAGAATTATCAACATTTCATCGGCTTCGGGGCTGGTCGGCAGTGCAGGGCAGGCAAATTATTCTTCCGCCAAGGCCGGACTGATTGGATTGACCAAATCCGTTGCGCGGGAACTAGCGGGCCGGAATGTGACCTGCAACGCAATTGCCCCGGGCCTGATTGACACGGCGATGACGCGTGAGATGAATGGGCAGGCTCGGGAGCGGATGGAGAACGCTATTCCGATGAAGCGGATGGGAAAACCGGAAGATGTTGCAAATCTTGCAGTTTTCCTAGCTTCGGACCTCTCCGGTTATATTACCGGTGAGGTTATTCGGGTTGACGGCGGCCTTTGCATGTAG
- the fabK gene encoding enoyl-[acyl-carrier-protein] reductase FabK produces the protein MIHTPLCDLLGIQYPILQGGMAWIADASLAAAVSNAGGLGIISAMNADEEWLRTEIRKAKAMTDRPFGVNIMLKSPFAEKVAHVVAEEKIPVVTTGAGDPSRYMELWNKAGIRVLPVVASTAVARHVERSGAAAVIAEGGESGGHVGDLTTMVLVPQICDCVSIPVIAAGGIADGRGAAAAFMLGAVGVQVGTRFLSAYECTVHQNYKKRILKAKDISTVITGKRLGHPVRCLKNAFSREFLAKEYDPAVSNEELEQMGVGALRLAAREGDEKMGCFMAGQAAALVKKEQSAQEIISEIFEEAEQILREGTKWVR, from the coding sequence ATGATACACACACCGCTTTGCGATCTTTTGGGAATTCAATACCCAATTCTTCAGGGAGGAATGGCGTGGATTGCGGATGCCTCATTGGCTGCCGCGGTGTCAAATGCCGGAGGTCTTGGAATTATCTCTGCCATGAATGCCGATGAGGAATGGCTCAGAACAGAAATCAGAAAAGCGAAAGCCATGACGGACCGGCCTTTCGGAGTGAATATCATGCTGAAAAGTCCATTTGCGGAAAAGGTTGCTCATGTTGTGGCAGAGGAGAAAATCCCTGTTGTGACAACCGGCGCGGGCGACCCTTCCCGCTATATGGAACTGTGGAATAAGGCCGGCATCCGTGTTCTGCCGGTGGTAGCATCCACCGCTGTTGCGCGGCATGTGGAACGGTCGGGCGCCGCTGCAGTGATTGCCGAGGGCGGAGAGTCCGGTGGACACGTGGGGGATTTGACCACCATGGTGCTGGTTCCTCAGATTTGCGACTGCGTCAGCATTCCGGTGATTGCGGCAGGCGGAATTGCGGACGGCCGCGGGGCAGCGGCTGCGTTTATGCTTGGTGCGGTCGGTGTGCAGGTGGGGACTCGTTTTTTGTCGGCGTATGAATGTACCGTACACCAGAATTACAAGAAGCGAATCCTCAAGGCAAAAGACATCAGCACCGTCATAACAGGAAAGCGATTGGGTCACCCGGTGCGCTGCCTGAAAAATGCCTTTTCTCGCGAATTTCTGGCAAAAGAATACGACCCCGCCGTTTCTAATGAGGAATTAGAGCAAATGGGTGTCGGCGCACTGCGGCTGGCTGCCCGTGAGGGCGACGAGAAAATGGGCTGTTTCATGGCAGGGCAGGCAGCGGCTCTAGTGAAAAAGGAACAGTCTGCGCAGGAAATTATTTCAGAAATATTCGAGGAAGCGGAGCAGATTCTGCGGGAAGGAACAAAATGGGTCAGATAG
- a CDS encoding MarR family winged helix-turn-helix transcriptional regulator, which produces MIFQSASCIFWRPWEKKREQGRTISELAQELDITLPSVTVAINKLLKKGYVKKVKSGEDGRMVYVVLTKQGRKVDNAHRYFHRQMVRQVSSEFSEEEKQILARGIAKLDEFFKKKISEMER; this is translated from the coding sequence TTGATCTTTCAATCAGCGAGCTGCATCTTTTGGAGGCCGTGGGAAAAAAAACGGGAGCAGGGCAGAACCATCAGCGAACTTGCACAGGAACTGGATATTACGCTGCCTTCTGTTACTGTCGCTATCAATAAGCTGTTGAAAAAGGGATATGTGAAAAAGGTAAAAAGCGGGGAGGACGGCCGAATGGTGTATGTCGTCCTGACAAAACAAGGGCGCAAGGTGGATAATGCGCACCGCTATTTTCACCGGCAGATGGTGCGTCAAGTCAGTTCAGAATTCTCCGAGGAAGAAAAACAGATTCTTGCGCGGGGAATTGCCAAACTGGATGAATTCTTCAAAAAGAAGATTTCGGAAATGGAGAGGTAA
- a CDS encoding nitroreductase family protein, whose translation MNAKKGGLKNMNTMNQKILEAFRFRYACKKFDPSKAVSKEDFDTILEAAHLSPSSFGFEPWKIVVVQDPELKKKLYPIAWGAQNSLNGASHFVILLARKKIDRVQ comes from the coding sequence ATGAATGCAAAGAAAGGTGGTTTAAAAAATATGAATACCATGAACCAAAAAATTTTGGAGGCTTTTCGCTTCCGTTATGCCTGTAAAAAATTTGACCCATCGAAAGCAGTTTCCAAAGAAGACTTTGACACAATACTGGAAGCGGCACATCTTTCACCAAGTTCCTTCGGTTTTGAGCCATGGAAAATTGTTGTTGTACAAGACCCGGAGCTGAAAAAGAAACTTTATCCCATCGCTTGGGGTGCACAGAATAGCTTAAACGGAGCAAGCCATTTTGTCATTCTGTTGGCGCGCAAGAAAATCGATAGAGTACAATAA
- a CDS encoding IS256 family transposase codes for MTQGKNNTDLTELLLKCMAEPDPMLSMLEWLCAQLMEAEVSGLVGAEKNAHNPSRSDYRCGYRPRRLDTRVGTMYLMVPKLRSHGYIPFFVTERKRSEAALVQVIQEAFVQGVSTRKMEKLAHSLGIENLSRSQVSEMTKGLNEQVQEFRNRSLTDTRYPVIWTDALYEKVRMDGRVVSMAVMVVCGVNEQGHRDILAVEPMLDESKESYSQLFQSLLDRGLKTPLLVVSDANKGLIAAIRESFPGASWQRCKVHFMRNILAHIPQKEKESFAVQLKEIWLAPSVQLARQRAKQLSEQYGKRFPKAIELLEDGLEDSLAFYAFPELDARKISSTNMLERLNKEIRRRTNVVGIFPNKDSYLRLVTTYLMEYAEDWSVSRAYLNPKSIQTLLLSAA; via the coding sequence ATGACTCAAGGAAAGAATAACACAGATCTTACGGAATTGCTACTGAAATGTATGGCGGAGCCCGACCCGATGCTCAGTATGCTGGAATGGCTCTGCGCTCAACTGATGGAGGCGGAGGTTTCCGGCCTTGTGGGGGCGGAAAAGAATGCGCACAATCCGTCTCGAAGTGACTACCGCTGCGGATATCGTCCCCGGAGGCTGGATACTCGCGTAGGGACGATGTATCTCATGGTGCCAAAGCTGCGCAGCCATGGATATATCCCGTTCTTTGTCACTGAACGCAAACGCAGCGAGGCGGCGCTGGTACAGGTTATTCAGGAGGCATTCGTGCAGGGCGTGTCCACACGGAAGATGGAAAAGTTGGCTCACAGTCTGGGGATAGAGAACCTCTCCCGCAGTCAGGTCAGTGAGATGACAAAAGGGCTCAATGAACAGGTACAGGAATTTCGCAACCGTTCTCTGACGGATACTCGTTATCCTGTCATTTGGACGGATGCCCTGTACGAAAAAGTCCGTATGGATGGCCGTGTCGTCAGCATGGCGGTGATGGTTGTCTGCGGCGTCAACGAGCAAGGGCACAGGGACATTCTCGCCGTGGAGCCGATGCTGGACGAATCCAAAGAGAGCTATTCCCAGTTGTTTCAAAGTCTTTTGGATCGCGGCTTGAAAACACCGCTGCTGGTGGTTTCCGATGCGAACAAAGGGCTGATTGCCGCCATCCGAGAAAGTTTTCCCGGCGCATCCTGGCAACGCTGCAAAGTGCATTTCATGCGAAATATTCTGGCCCATATACCGCAGAAAGAAAAAGAATCCTTTGCGGTCCAACTGAAAGAAATCTGGCTGGCGCCTTCCGTCCAATTAGCGCGACAGCGCGCAAAACAGTTGTCGGAGCAATATGGGAAGCGGTTTCCCAAAGCAATCGAGCTTCTGGAAGACGGGCTGGAGGACTCACTGGCTTTCTATGCATTCCCCGAGCTTGATGCCCGTAAAATCTCATCGACCAATATGCTGGAACGGCTGAACAAGGAAATCCGGCGCAGAACCAACGTCGTCGGGATATTCCCAAACAAAGATTCCTATCTGCGGTTGGTTACAACATATCTCATGGAATACGCTGAAGACTGGTCCGTTTCCAGAGCATATTTGAATCCCAAATCGATTCAGACACTTCTGCTAAGCGCAGCTTAA
- a CDS encoding acyl carrier protein: MVFEKVAKILAEYKEIDVSEIRPESTLEELELDSLDTVDLIMQFEDEFQVSLELNDNIKTVADIVKLIQESVGKK; encoded by the coding sequence ATGGTATTTGAAAAAGTTGCAAAGATTCTGGCAGAATACAAGGAAATTGATGTTTCCGAAATCCGCCCGGAAAGCACACTGGAAGAGTTGGAGCTTGATTCATTGGACACAGTTGACCTTATCATGCAGTTTGAAGATGAATTTCAGGTTTCTCTGGAACTGAACGACAACATTAAGACCGTTGCGGATATTGTAAAACTGATTCAAGAAAGTGTGGGAAAAAAATGA
- a CDS encoding ACP S-malonyltransferase has translation MGQIAFVFSGQGAQYPGMGKKLYETFPSARKVFEMADQIRPGTIRQCFEGTKQELSQTLNTQPCVLAVELACAAALRESGVTAQGAAGFSLGEIAALAYTGVLSQEDTFRLVLKRAELMEQCSQRTEGTMAAILGLETGQAEQLCKEAGAWPVNYNCPGQLVAAGTKEAVSALRKLVAEAGGKTVRLAVSGAFHSPLMAEASKGLAEELKHYTLKAPAVELYSNVTAQPYGKNAASLVARQASSPVLWQKTIENMTADGFDTFVEVGPGHTLCGLIHRISPNVKTVGVQDPESLTQAIRLVMEEEHAQR, from the coding sequence ATGGGTCAGATAGCATTTGTTTTTTCAGGTCAGGGTGCCCAGTACCCGGGAATGGGGAAAAAACTGTATGAAACTTTTCCGTCGGCAAGAAAAGTTTTCGAAATGGCGGACCAAATTCGCCCCGGAACGATTCGACAGTGCTTCGAAGGAACGAAACAGGAACTTTCCCAAACGCTGAATACGCAGCCGTGCGTTTTAGCGGTGGAGTTGGCATGCGCCGCTGCACTGCGGGAATCCGGCGTCACTGCGCAGGGTGCTGCGGGGTTTTCTCTGGGAGAAATCGCAGCGCTTGCTTATACCGGTGTTCTTTCTCAGGAGGACACGTTCCGTCTTGTCTTAAAAAGGGCAGAACTCATGGAACAATGTTCTCAGCGCACAGAAGGCACAATGGCCGCAATCTTAGGGTTAGAAACAGGGCAGGCGGAGCAGCTTTGCAAAGAGGCCGGAGCATGGCCCGTAAACTACAATTGCCCGGGTCAGCTGGTGGCGGCAGGTACAAAAGAAGCTGTTTCCGCCCTGCGCAAATTGGTCGCCGAAGCGGGCGGAAAAACAGTCCGCCTTGCTGTATCAGGGGCGTTTCATTCCCCGCTTATGGCAGAGGCATCGAAAGGGCTTGCGGAGGAACTGAAGCATTATACGCTCAAAGCTCCCGCTGTTGAGCTGTATTCCAATGTGACGGCGCAACCGTACGGTAAGAATGCGGCTTCTTTAGTGGCACGTCAGGCGTCAAGCCCCGTGCTTTGGCAGAAAACCATAGAGAATATGACGGCGGATGGATTTGATACATTTGTGGAGGTTGGCCCGGGGCATACGCTGTGCGGGCTCATCCACAGAATTTCTCCGAACGTGAAAACGGTCGGAGTTCAGGACCCGGAGAGCCTTACACAGGCAATTCGGCTTGTAATGGAGGAAGAACATGCTCAAAGGTAA